A part of Pseudomonas sp. HR96 genomic DNA contains:
- a CDS encoding methyl-accepting chemotaxis protein, with protein MLTHLKVRTGMLCVLVVFGLSLLAASLTGWYGARASDAQIKSLNLLTAVQLDKLNNAAIWTTRASASAHSAMLARLSGNIEVSNQTAVAATERLNNGQKLIDEILPTVTDPQLLASARDVQAAFNAYRQIVAQQIDSSKGELAAYMAIDASAKNASTAYAKAREIFTGQINASVQATMAASESRLQYAQNTAIALILLTLVLAIACWSFISRGVLAPLRAAGEHFDVMAKGDLSRPVVARSSNEIGQLFRSLAHMQASQRDTLQHVGQTAALLNASATELDAVTLRTTDGLMQQNNELDQAATAVTEMTAAVEEVARNAVSTSEAASASNQLAHASRDQVRKVLSEIGVMSNDVQTTGEVIQRLAAQANDIGKVLDVIRSVSEQTNLLALNAAIEAARAGEAGRGFAVVADEVRTLAQRTQQSTHEIEQMISDIQSSTGAAVGSIELNNQRARSTLEATQVSGQMLEDIFTRINEINERNLVIASAAEEQAQVAREVDRNLSNIRQLSDQSGASATQTRAASGELARLAQQMDDLVRRFKVGV; from the coding sequence ATGCTTACCCATCTCAAAGTCCGTACCGGCATGCTCTGCGTGCTGGTGGTGTTTGGCCTCAGCCTGTTGGCCGCCAGCCTGACCGGCTGGTATGGCGCCCGCGCCAGCGACGCGCAGATCAAGTCGCTCAACCTGCTCACCGCCGTGCAGCTGGACAAGCTCAACAACGCCGCCATCTGGACCACCCGCGCCAGCGCCTCGGCGCACAGCGCCATGCTGGCGCGCCTGTCGGGCAATATCGAGGTTTCCAACCAGACCGCTGTGGCTGCCACCGAGCGGCTCAACAACGGCCAGAAGCTGATCGACGAGATCCTGCCCACGGTCACTGATCCGCAGCTGCTGGCCAGTGCCCGCGATGTGCAGGCCGCCTTCAATGCCTACCGGCAGATCGTCGCTCAGCAGATCGACAGCAGCAAAGGCGAGCTGGCGGCCTACATGGCCATCGATGCCAGCGCCAAGAACGCCAGCACGGCCTACGCCAAGGCACGGGAGATCTTCACCGGGCAGATCAACGCCTCGGTGCAGGCGACCATGGCCGCCAGCGAGAGCCGCCTGCAATACGCACAGAACACCGCCATCGCGCTGATCCTGCTGACCCTGGTGCTGGCCATCGCCTGTTGGAGCTTCATCAGCCGCGGCGTGCTGGCGCCGTTGCGCGCGGCCGGCGAGCATTTCGACGTCATGGCCAAGGGCGATCTCAGCCGCCCGGTGGTGGCGCGCAGCAGCAACGAGATCGGCCAGCTGTTCCGCTCGCTGGCGCACATGCAGGCCAGTCAGCGCGACACCTTGCAGCACGTCGGCCAGACCGCCGCCTTGCTCAACGCCTCAGCCACCGAGCTGGACGCGGTTACCCTGCGCACCACCGACGGCCTGATGCAACAGAACAACGAGCTGGACCAGGCGGCCACCGCGGTGACCGAGATGACTGCCGCCGTGGAAGAGGTGGCGCGCAACGCGGTGTCCACCTCCGAGGCGGCCAGCGCCTCCAACCAGCTGGCCCATGCCAGCCGCGACCAGGTGCGCAAGGTGCTCAGCGAGATCGGCGTGATGAGCAACGACGTGCAGACCACCGGCGAGGTGATTCAGCGCCTGGCCGCCCAGGCCAATGATATCGGCAAGGTGCTCGACGTGATCCGCTCGGTGTCGGAGCAGACCAACCTGCTGGCACTCAACGCCGCCATCGAGGCTGCCCGAGCCGGCGAAGCCGGGCGCGGCTTCGCGGTAGTGGCCGACGAAGTACGCACTCTGGCCCAGCGCACCCAGCAATCGACCCATGAAATCGAGCAGATGATCAGCGACATCCAGAGCAGCACCGGTGCAGCGGTCGGTTCCATCGAATTGAACAATCAGCGTGCCCGCAGCACCCTGGAGGCGACCCAGGTCAGCGGGCAGATGCTCGAGGACATCTTCACCCGCATCAACGAGATCAACGAACGCAACCTGGTGATCGCCAGCGCCGCCGAGGAGCAGGCCCAGGTGGCCCGCGAGGTCGACCGCAACCTGAGCAACATCCGCCAGCTGTCCGACCAGTCCGGCGCCAGCGCCACCCAAACCCGCGCTGCCAGCGGCGAGCTGGCGCGCCTGGCGCAGCAGATGGACGACCTGGTGCGGCGCTTCAAGGTGGGGGTGTAG
- a CDS encoding MFS transporter: MPEAADAVPDHDPHWQRNLWVCVVGAFTTIVAMTLLLPFLPLYVEHLGVSDPAAVVQWSGAAFGATFLSAALTAPLWGRLGDRYGRKLMLIRASLGMAIAMSLIGLAQNVWQLVLLRLLAGLLGGYASGATILVATQTPKARSGWALGMLASGIMAGNLAGPLIGGLLPPLVGIRNTFFIAGAVIFLTFLATTFVLKEAPRRGPAKPGQAAPANLGWRQLEQRRSVATMFLVACLLMFALLSIEPIITVYLMQLHTENLTLMAGVVMSGAALGSILAASRLGRLADRIGHWPVLSACLAVTAVLLIPQAFVSNVWQLAILRFAMGLATGGLLPCIASIIRHAVPQQVAGRMLGYSTSSQYVGQVLGPLTGGFLGGHFGMGMVFLGTSALMAGCALLTWRLAPGP; this comes from the coding sequence ATGCCCGAAGCCGCTGACGCTGTACCCGACCACGACCCGCACTGGCAACGCAACCTGTGGGTGTGCGTGGTCGGGGCTTTCACCACCATCGTTGCCATGACCTTGCTGCTGCCGTTCCTGCCGCTTTACGTCGAGCACCTGGGGGTCAGCGACCCGGCAGCGGTGGTGCAGTGGTCAGGCGCTGCATTTGGTGCGACCTTTCTCTCGGCGGCCCTCACCGCACCGCTGTGGGGCCGACTGGGGGACCGCTACGGGCGCAAGTTGATGCTGATTCGCGCGAGCCTGGGCATGGCCATCGCCATGTCGCTGATCGGCCTGGCGCAGAACGTCTGGCAGCTGGTGCTGCTGCGTTTGCTGGCCGGCCTGCTCGGCGGCTATGCCTCGGGCGCGACCATCCTGGTCGCCACCCAGACACCCAAGGCGCGCTCGGGCTGGGCCCTGGGCATGCTCGCTTCGGGGATCATGGCCGGCAACCTCGCCGGCCCGCTGATCGGTGGCTTGCTGCCGCCACTGGTGGGCATCCGCAACACCTTCTTCATTGCCGGCGCGGTGATTTTCCTGACCTTCCTGGCCACCACCTTTGTGCTCAAGGAGGCGCCTCGGCGTGGTCCTGCCAAGCCTGGCCAGGCGGCCCCGGCGAATCTGGGCTGGCGCCAGCTGGAGCAGCGGCGCAGCGTGGCCACCATGTTCCTGGTGGCCTGCCTGCTGATGTTCGCGCTGCTGTCGATCGAGCCGATCATCACCGTGTACCTGATGCAGCTGCACACCGAAAACCTGACCCTGATGGCCGGCGTGGTGATGTCGGGCGCGGCCCTGGGCAGTATTCTCGCCGCCTCGCGCCTGGGCCGCCTGGCCGACCGCATCGGCCACTGGCCAGTGCTCAGCGCCTGCCTGGCGGTCACCGCCGTGCTGTTGATTCCCCAAGCGTTCGTCAGCAACGTCTGGCAACTGGCGATCCTGCGCTTTGCCATGGGCCTGGCCACCGGCGGCCTGCTGCCGTGCATTGCCAGCATCATTCGCCATGCCGTGCCGCAGCAGGTGGCGGGGCGCATGCTCGGCTACTCTACCTCCAGCCAGTACGTCGGCCAGGTTCTTGGCCCGTTGACCGGCGGGTTCCTGGGTGGCCACTTCGGCATGGGCATGGTGTTTCTCGGCACCAGCGCCTTGATGGCAGGCTGCGCGCTACTGACCTGGCGACTTGCCCCTGGCCCCTAA